Proteins encoded by one window of Streptomyces uncialis:
- a CDS encoding DUF2516 family protein yields the protein MLSSGFSSLLLVIYIAMFAMAAVALVMAAIARDDAYRAADKQNKMFWMIILGITVTVNLLVPVLFLQIAGLIATIVFFVDVRPALKQVSGGGGGRRGGGSSSDGPYGPYNGGR from the coding sequence GTGCTGAGTTCCGGATTCAGCAGTCTGCTGTTGGTGATCTACATTGCCATGTTCGCCATGGCGGCGGTCGCCCTGGTGATGGCGGCCATCGCCCGGGACGACGCCTATCGCGCCGCCGACAAGCAGAACAAGATGTTCTGGATGATCATCCTGGGCATCACCGTCACGGTGAACCTCCTGGTGCCGGTCCTGTTCCTCCAGATCGCCGGACTGATCGCCACCATCGTGTTCTTCGTGGACGTCCGGCCCGCCCTGAAGCAGGTCTCCGGGGGCGGAGGCGGCCGACGCGGGGGCGGCAGCAGCAGCGACGGCCCGTACGGCCCGTACAACGGCGGCCGGTAG
- the mshA gene encoding D-inositol-3-phosphate glycosyltransferase produces the protein MSQYVSRLGRRSAVSPPRLRLPGAHRRPRRVAMLSVHTSPLHQPGTGDAGGMNVYIVELARRLAAQGIEVEIFTRATTGGLPPTVELAPGVLVRHVDAGPYEGLAKEDLPAQLCAFTHGTMQAWARHRPGHYDLVHSHYWLSGHVGWLAAERWGVPLVHAMHTMAKVKNAALADGDTPEPAARVIGETQIVRAADRLIANTSEEADELVRHYDAEPGKTAVVHPGVNLDRFRPADGRLAARARLGLPPNALVPLFAGRIQPLKAPDILLRAVAVLLAERPGLRHRLVVPVVGGPSGSGLARPEGLQKLAARLGIADVVRFRPPVGQDELADWFRAASVLVMPSYNESFGLCAIEAQATGTPVLAAAVGGLPVAVRDGHTGFLIPGHDPIAYARVLGAFADDPAMSFRMGAEAALHAESFGWDRAASTTSDVYADAMHEFRRKARARHT, from the coding sequence GTGAGCCAGTACGTCAGCAGGCTCGGACGACGTTCCGCCGTCTCCCCGCCCCGACTGCGGTTGCCGGGCGCCCACCGCAGACCCCGCCGGGTGGCGATGCTGAGCGTGCACACGTCGCCGCTGCACCAGCCAGGCACGGGCGACGCGGGCGGGATGAACGTCTACATCGTCGAGCTCGCCCGGCGGCTGGCCGCGCAGGGCATCGAGGTGGAGATATTCACCCGGGCCACCACCGGCGGGCTGCCGCCGACCGTGGAGCTGGCCCCGGGCGTCCTCGTCCGGCATGTCGACGCCGGTCCCTACGAGGGCCTCGCCAAGGAGGACCTGCCCGCGCAGCTCTGCGCCTTCACCCACGGCACCATGCAGGCGTGGGCCCGCCACCGGCCCGGCCACTACGACCTGGTCCACTCGCACTACTGGCTGTCCGGGCACGTCGGCTGGCTCGCCGCCGAACGCTGGGGCGTCCCCCTGGTGCACGCGATGCACACCATGGCGAAGGTCAAGAACGCCGCGCTCGCCGACGGTGACACCCCCGAACCCGCCGCCCGGGTCATCGGCGAGACCCAGATCGTCCGCGCCGCCGACCGGCTCATCGCGAACACCTCCGAGGAGGCCGACGAACTGGTCCGGCACTACGACGCCGAACCCGGCAAGACCGCGGTGGTCCACCCCGGCGTCAATCTGGACCGCTTCCGGCCCGCCGACGGCCGCCTCGCCGCCCGCGCCCGCCTCGGACTCCCCCCGAACGCCCTGGTGCCCCTCTTCGCCGGCCGCATCCAGCCCCTGAAGGCGCCGGACATCCTGCTGCGGGCGGTCGCCGTCCTGCTGGCGGAACGTCCCGGACTGCGCCACCGGCTGGTCGTCCCCGTCGTCGGCGGCCCCAGCGGCAGCGGCCTGGCCCGCCCGGAAGGGCTCCAGAAGCTCGCGGCACGGCTGGGGATCGCCGATGTCGTACGGTTCCGGCCGCCGGTCGGCCAGGACGAGCTCGCCGACTGGTTCCGGGCCGCCTCGGTCCTCGTGATGCCCTCGTACAACGAGTCGTTCGGACTCTGCGCGATCGAGGCCCAGGCCACCGGTACCCCCGTCCTCGCGGCGGCGGTCGGCGGACTGCCCGTCGCGGTGCGCGACGGGCACACCGGCTTCCTGATCCCCGGTCACGACCCGATCGCCTACGCGCGCGTGCTGGGCGCGTTCGCCGACGACCCCGCGATGTCCTTCCGGATGGGCGCGGAGGCGGCCCTGCACGCCGAGTCCTTCGGCTGGGACCGCGCGGCCTCCACCACGTCGGACGTCTACGCGGACGCCATGCACGAGTTCCGCCGCAAGGCCCGCGCCCGGCACACCTGA
- the pstS gene encoding phosphate ABC transporter substrate-binding protein PstS gives MKLQRKNRLRALSLGAVAVSGALALTACGSDDTGGGSTDASGGAQTAAAGSIACDDAKGEVLAAGSSAQKNAIDAWVKNYQAACKDVRINYNPKGSGAGITNFLQGQTAFAGSDSALKPEEITESAKVCENSQAIDLPMVGGPIALGYNVPGVENLVLDAPTLAKIFDDKIKTWDDEAIAKLNPGADLPDTKVQAFHRSDESGTTDNFTKYLKDAAPGDWKYEGGKAWQAKGGQSAQGSSGVAQQVKETPGAISYFELSYAKDGIKTVDVKTDATQPVKATSDNASKAIAAAKIVGKGKDLALELDYTPTTEGAYPITLVTYEILCEKGNDPETLPAVKSFLTYIAGEDGQSLLSSNGYAPLPAEIATKVRETIASLS, from the coding sequence GTGAAGCTTCAGCGCAAGAACCGGCTGCGCGCCCTCTCCCTCGGTGCGGTCGCCGTCTCCGGCGCCCTGGCCCTCACGGCGTGCGGCTCGGACGACACCGGCGGCGGTTCCACCGACGCCAGCGGCGGCGCGCAGACCGCCGCCGCGGGCTCCATCGCCTGCGACGACGCCAAGGGCGAGGTCCTCGCGGCCGGGTCCTCCGCGCAGAAGAACGCCATCGACGCCTGGGTGAAGAACTACCAGGCGGCCTGCAAGGACGTCCGGATCAACTACAACCCCAAGGGGTCCGGCGCCGGCATCACCAACTTCCTCCAGGGCCAGACCGCGTTCGCGGGCTCCGACTCGGCGCTCAAGCCGGAGGAGATCACCGAGTCCGCCAAGGTCTGCGAGAACAGCCAGGCCATCGACCTGCCGATGGTCGGCGGCCCCATCGCCCTCGGCTACAACGTCCCCGGCGTGGAGAACCTCGTCCTGGACGCCCCGACCCTCGCCAAGATCTTCGACGACAAGATCAAGACCTGGGACGACGAGGCCATCGCGAAGCTGAACCCGGGCGCCGACCTGCCGGACACCAAGGTGCAGGCGTTCCACCGCTCCGACGAGTCCGGCACCACCGACAACTTCACCAAGTACCTGAAGGACGCCGCTCCCGGCGACTGGAAGTACGAGGGCGGCAAGGCGTGGCAGGCCAAGGGCGGCCAGTCCGCGCAGGGCTCCTCGGGCGTGGCCCAGCAGGTCAAGGAGACCCCGGGCGCCATCTCGTACTTCGAGCTGTCGTACGCCAAGGACGGCATCAAGACCGTCGACGTGAAGACGGACGCCACCCAGCCGGTCAAGGCCACCTCGGACAACGCGTCCAAGGCCATCGCCGCCGCCAAGATCGTCGGCAAGGGCAAGGACCTCGCCCTGGAGCTGGACTACACGCCGACCACCGAGGGCGCGTACCCGATCACCCTGGTGACGTACGAGATCCTCTGCGAGAAGGGCAACGACCCGGAGACCCTGCCGGCCGTCAAGTCCTTCCTCACCTACATCGCGGGCGAGGACGGCCAGAGCCTGCTGTCGAGCAACGGCTACGCCCCGCTGCCCGCCGAGATCGCCACCAAGGTCCGCGAGACGATCGCCTCGCTGAGCTGA
- a CDS encoding RidA family protein — MVERRAIPGGSVFEERIGYARAVVDGDRVHVSGTTGFDYTTMTIADGVVEQAEQCLRNIEAALTEAGCTFADVVRVRYLLPEREDFEPCWPVLRRCFGEVRPAATMMVCGLADPRMRIEIEVDARRVTA, encoded by the coding sequence ATGGTGGAACGACGTGCGATTCCCGGCGGTTCGGTGTTCGAGGAACGGATCGGATACGCCCGTGCCGTGGTCGACGGCGACCGGGTGCATGTGTCCGGGACGACCGGGTTCGACTACACGACGATGACCATCGCGGACGGTGTCGTGGAGCAGGCCGAGCAGTGCCTGCGCAACATCGAGGCGGCGCTGACCGAGGCGGGGTGCACGTTCGCCGATGTGGTGCGGGTGCGGTATCTGCTCCCCGAGCGGGAGGACTTCGAGCCCTGCTGGCCGGTGCTGCGCCGCTGCTTCGGTGAGGTGCGGCCGGCCGCCACGATGATGGTGTGCGGGCTGGCGGACCCCCGGATGCGGATCGAGATCGAGGTGGACGCGCGACGGGTCACCGCGTAG
- a CDS encoding helix-turn-helix domain-containing protein: protein MASLNVGNLGEYLRDQRRSAQLSLRQLAEAAGVSNPYLSQIERGLRKPSAEVLQQVAKALRISAETLYVRAGILDERERDELETRAVILGDPSINEQQKQVLLQIYESFRKENGTDGTGADGSPRGAKGAIPDSAAAAPTSGQSAATGDDDPPPGGEPSRTESDALDGTPHDEPSNRSAPGGR, encoded by the coding sequence ATGGCATCGCTCAACGTCGGCAATCTCGGTGAGTACCTGCGCGACCAGCGCCGCAGCGCGCAGCTCTCGCTGCGGCAGCTCGCCGAGGCCGCCGGGGTGTCCAATCCGTATCTGAGTCAGATCGAGCGCGGGCTGCGCAAGCCCAGCGCGGAGGTGCTCCAGCAGGTCGCGAAGGCGCTGCGGATCTCCGCCGAGACCCTGTACGTCCGGGCCGGAATCCTGGACGAGCGGGAGCGGGACGAGCTGGAGACGCGTGCCGTCATCCTCGGCGACCCCTCCATCAACGAGCAGCAGAAGCAGGTGCTGCTCCAGATCTACGAGTCCTTCCGCAAGGAGAACGGGACCGACGGCACCGGCGCCGACGGCTCCCCGCGCGGCGCGAAGGGCGCGATACCGGATTCCGCGGCGGCGGCCCCCACGAGTGGGCAGTCCGCCGCGACGGGCGACGACGACCCGCCGCCGGGCGGGGAGCCGAGCCGTACCGAGTCCGACGCGCTTGATGGAACACCGCACGACGAACCCTCGAACCGAAGTGCTCCAGGAGGACGCTGA
- the pstC gene encoding phosphate ABC transporter permease subunit PstC — translation MDITTTQDTAPPPLSPPPAETRQKQAARGATRPGDRIFLGLSRGSGIFLLALMAAIAVFLTYRAALVLTKNEGNFFTTFEWEANGSPPVFGIAVLAFGTIVSALIAMIIAVPVAVGIALFITHYAPRKLSGPISYVIDLLAAVPSIVYGLWGALVLVPHMTGLFSWLDEYFGWTGIFAWQGGAPRSMLTVGILLAIMILPIVTNVSREVFKQVPQMHEEAALALGATRWEVIRMAVLPFGRSGVISASMLGLGRALGETMAVATVLSPTFDINASLLDPGGGTFAQNIASKFGEANTTGQDALIASGLVLFVITLLVNGAARAIIARRKEYSGANG, via the coding sequence ATGGACATCACCACCACACAGGACACCGCTCCTCCCCCGCTGTCACCGCCGCCCGCCGAGACCCGGCAGAAGCAGGCGGCGCGCGGCGCCACCCGCCCCGGCGACCGGATCTTCCTCGGGCTGTCGCGCGGCTCCGGCATCTTCCTGCTGGCCCTCATGGCCGCCATCGCGGTCTTCCTGACCTATCGCGCCGCGCTCGTCCTCACGAAGAACGAGGGCAACTTCTTCACCACGTTCGAGTGGGAGGCCAATGGCAGCCCGCCGGTCTTCGGCATCGCCGTACTGGCCTTCGGCACGATCGTCTCCGCGCTGATCGCGATGATCATCGCGGTCCCGGTCGCCGTCGGCATCGCGCTGTTCATCACCCACTACGCGCCCCGCAAGCTCAGCGGCCCCATCTCGTACGTCATCGACCTGCTGGCCGCGGTGCCGTCCATCGTGTACGGGCTGTGGGGCGCGCTGGTGCTCGTCCCGCATATGACCGGGCTGTTCAGCTGGCTGGACGAGTACTTCGGCTGGACCGGGATCTTCGCCTGGCAGGGCGGCGCCCCGCGCTCGATGCTCACCGTCGGCATCCTGCTCGCGATCATGATCCTGCCGATCGTGACGAATGTGTCGCGCGAGGTGTTCAAGCAGGTCCCGCAGATGCACGAGGAGGCCGCGCTCGCGCTCGGCGCCACCCGCTGGGAGGTGATCCGGATGGCGGTCCTGCCGTTCGGACGCTCCGGCGTGATCTCCGCGTCGATGCTCGGGCTCGGCCGCGCGCTCGGCGAGACGATGGCCGTCGCCACGGTCCTGTCGCCGACGTTCGACATCAACGCCAGTCTGCTCGACCCGGGCGGCGGCACCTTCGCCCAGAACATCGCCAGCAAGTTCGGTGAGGCCAACACCACCGGCCAGGACGCGCTGATCGCCTCCGGCCTGGTCCTGTTCGTCATCACCCTGCTGGTCAACGGCGCGGCACGGGCCATCATCGCCCGTCGCAAGGAGTACTCGGGGGCCAACGGATGA
- a CDS encoding C40 family peptidase translates to MRVYRSSTAAAVVVACAIGLLAAPGAAFAAPAPPGDSVRLEDVRKRLDRLYHEAAVATDAYNAVEEQVTEQSGTVSDLKKKIADGQKRLDGLKNRAGAAARAHYRTGGGLPPGAGLILSDDPEDFLDGAGRLKEGQRATEGLIAALARTQVNLRIYAEDAAANWDELERTRKKKDSAQQKVKQKLADAEELWTSLATRERERLREMELERERAAQAAWLGSGVLDEVAAEGSGAGGKAVAYARKQLSKPYEWGAEGPGSFDCSGLTQQAWAAAGTDIPRTSQEQWRALPRVDESRMRPGDLIVYNNDASHIALYIGDGEMIHAPRPGRSVTVAGAGSMPILGVVRPDM, encoded by the coding sequence ATGCGGGTGTACCGGAGTTCGACGGCCGCGGCCGTGGTGGTGGCATGCGCGATCGGCCTGCTGGCCGCGCCGGGTGCCGCCTTCGCGGCGCCCGCCCCGCCCGGGGACTCCGTCCGGCTGGAGGACGTCCGCAAGCGGCTGGACCGGCTCTATCACGAGGCGGCGGTGGCCACCGACGCGTACAACGCGGTGGAGGAGCAGGTCACCGAGCAGTCCGGGACGGTCAGCGACCTCAAGAAGAAGATCGCGGACGGCCAGAAGCGGCTGGACGGGCTGAAGAACCGCGCGGGCGCCGCCGCCCGCGCCCACTACCGCACGGGCGGCGGCCTCCCGCCCGGGGCCGGGCTGATCCTCAGCGACGACCCGGAGGACTTCCTCGACGGCGCCGGACGGCTCAAGGAGGGCCAGCGGGCCACCGAGGGCCTGATCGCCGCGCTGGCCCGCACCCAGGTGAATCTCCGGATCTACGCCGAGGACGCCGCGGCGAACTGGGACGAGCTGGAGCGGACCCGGAAGAAGAAGGACTCCGCGCAGCAGAAGGTCAAGCAGAAGCTCGCCGACGCGGAGGAGCTGTGGACGTCCCTCGCCACGAGGGAGCGCGAGCGGCTGCGGGAGATGGAGCTGGAGCGCGAGCGCGCGGCGCAGGCCGCCTGGCTGGGCTCCGGTGTCCTCGACGAGGTGGCGGCCGAGGGCAGCGGCGCGGGCGGGAAGGCCGTCGCGTACGCCAGGAAGCAGCTCAGCAAGCCCTACGAGTGGGGTGCCGAGGGCCCGGGGTCGTTCGACTGCTCGGGGCTCACCCAGCAGGCGTGGGCCGCCGCCGGGACCGACATCCCCCGTACCTCGCAGGAGCAGTGGCGCGCGCTCCCCCGGGTCGACGAGTCGCGGATGCGTCCGGGCGACCTGATCGTCTACAACAACGACGCGAGTCATATCGCCCTGTACATAGGGGACGGCGAGATGATCCACGCGCCCCGTCCCGGCCGTTCGGTCACGGTGGCGGGCGCGGGCTCGATGCCGATACTGGGGGTCGTCCGGCCCGATATGTGA
- a CDS encoding methyltransferase domain-containing protein, with translation MPSRPVGTVTRGTTNPNRLRRMDRWIAAAHAPALRRAAEPVAVDLGYGAAPWTAVELLGRLRTVAPRARVVGVEIDPARVAAAEPYAREGLTFRHGGFEVPLPGRPLLIRAANVLRQYDESEVAEVWRRLCGRLDPEGLLVEGTCDEIGRRHVWVALGPEGPRTVTFATRLAALERPSDLAERLPKALIHRNVPGEPVHAFLRDFDRAWAAAAPYASYGARQRWMRAVRDLAAGGWPVLDGPVRWRQGEVTVSWGALAPVG, from the coding sequence ATGCCCTCCCGCCCCGTGGGGACGGTGACCCGTGGGACCACCAACCCGAACCGGCTGCGCCGGATGGACCGCTGGATCGCCGCCGCCCATGCCCCCGCCCTGCGCCGCGCCGCCGAACCCGTCGCCGTCGACCTCGGATACGGCGCCGCTCCCTGGACCGCGGTGGAACTGCTGGGGCGGCTGCGGACCGTCGCGCCACGCGCGCGCGTGGTGGGTGTCGAGATCGACCCCGCGCGCGTGGCCGCCGCCGAGCCGTACGCGCGCGAGGGCCTCACGTTCCGGCACGGCGGCTTCGAGGTGCCCTTGCCGGGCCGCCCGCTGCTGATCCGCGCGGCGAACGTGCTGCGCCAGTACGACGAGTCCGAGGTGGCGGAGGTCTGGCGGCGGCTGTGCGGGCGGCTCGACCCGGAGGGACTGCTGGTCGAGGGCACCTGCGACGAGATCGGGCGCCGTCATGTGTGGGTCGCGCTCGGTCCCGAGGGCCCTCGTACGGTGACGTTCGCGACCCGGCTGGCCGCGCTGGAGCGCCCCTCGGACCTCGCGGAACGGCTGCCCAAGGCGCTGATCCACCGCAATGTGCCGGGCGAACCGGTGCACGCGTTCCTGCGGGACTTCGACCGCGCGTGGGCCGCCGCGGCCCCGTACGCGTCGTACGGGGCCCGGCAGCGGTGGATGCGGGCGGTACGGGATCTCGCCGCGGGCGGCTGGCCGGTGCTGGACGGTCCGGTGCGCTGGCGGCAGGGCGAAGTGACCGTGTCCTGGGGGGCGCTGGCCCCGGTGGGGTGA
- the pstB gene encoding phosphate ABC transporter ATP-binding protein PstB — protein MAKRIDISGLTAYYGSHKAIEDISMSVEPRSVTAFIGPSGCGKSTFLRTLNRMHEVTPGGRVEGKVLLDNEDLYGAQVDPVAVRRTVGMVFQRPNPFPTMSIFDNVAAGLKLNGSYKKSELADVVEKSLKGANLWNEVKDRLNKPGSGLSGGQQQRLCIARAIAVEPDVLLMDEPCSALDPISTLAIEDLIGELKERFTIVIVTHNMQQAARVSDRTAFFNLAAVGQPGRLVEIDETERIFSNPSVQATEDYISGRFG, from the coding sequence ATGGCCAAGCGAATCGACATCAGCGGTCTCACCGCGTACTACGGCTCCCACAAGGCGATCGAGGACATCTCGATGTCCGTCGAGCCCCGGTCCGTCACCGCGTTCATCGGCCCCTCCGGCTGCGGCAAGTCCACGTTCCTGCGGACGCTGAACCGGATGCACGAGGTCACGCCCGGCGGACGGGTCGAGGGCAAGGTGCTCCTCGACAACGAGGACCTGTACGGGGCGCAGGTCGACCCCGTCGCGGTGCGGCGGACGGTCGGGATGGTGTTCCAGCGGCCGAACCCGTTCCCGACGATGTCGATCTTCGACAATGTCGCGGCCGGGCTGAAGCTCAACGGCTCGTACAAGAAGTCCGAGCTGGCCGACGTGGTCGAGAAGTCGCTGAAGGGCGCGAATCTCTGGAACGAGGTCAAGGACCGGCTGAACAAGCCCGGTTCCGGGCTGTCCGGCGGGCAGCAGCAGCGGCTGTGCATCGCGCGGGCGATCGCCGTGGAGCCGGACGTCCTGCTGATGGACGAGCCGTGCTCGGCGCTGGACCCGATCTCCACGCTGGCGATCGAGGACCTGATCGGGGAGCTGAAGGAGCGCTTCACGATCGTCATCGTCACGCACAACATGCAGCAGGCGGCGCGGGTGTCCGACCGGACCGCGTTCTTCAACCTCGCGGCGGTGGGGCAGCCCGGGCGGCTCGTGGAGATCGACGAGACGGAGCGGATCTTCTCGAACCCGTCCGTGCAGGCCACGGAGGACTACATCTCCGGCCGCTTCGGCTGA
- a CDS encoding PP2C family protein-serine/threonine phosphatase: protein MPAPVPRPRAVPAVESGPAMDSGPAATTTDRAPMRAPVTGEDPVTAPDPATGRPSAAVAAASGVPAPAASGGGLSLLVIEDDPAGSLGIPELLDAAGKPIRIRTARNLTEAERLLTDDVHCILLDLALALPGAGRPRGPAPAPTTGGPTTGTATGPGTPTGTGTGAGTGDTATNGGTAPKPGAPDELATLKHVLRLAPQHAVLALTTSGDAERGAEAVRVGAQDYLFRDELDARLLSRAIRYAVERKRADAAQRKLTESRLRAQENARLERGLLPKPLLDGSRLSFAASYRPGRSRALLGGDFYDAVRTPDGTVHAMIGDVCGHGPDEAALGVELRIAWRALTLAGLCGDELLSTLQQVLEHERADEEIFATLCTVDIAPDGRRAGLSLAGHPSPLVVRPGRLAELLPYESGGPALGLLPRARWPRRQVDLGGTWSLMLYTDGLIEGRIGVGNQRLGQDGMVELVRRQLAAGMRGEELLERTVTEVRDLNGGDLTDDVAVVLLGREPGH from the coding sequence ATGCCCGCACCCGTACCGCGCCCCAGAGCCGTTCCGGCCGTGGAAAGCGGTCCGGCCATGGACAGTGGCCCGGCCGCCACGACCACCGACCGCGCACCCATGCGGGCCCCCGTGACCGGTGAGGACCCGGTCACCGCACCGGACCCCGCCACCGGACGGCCCTCCGCAGCCGTCGCGGCGGCCTCTGGCGTACCCGCTCCGGCGGCGTCCGGCGGCGGTCTGAGCCTGCTGGTGATCGAGGACGACCCGGCGGGCTCGCTCGGTATCCCCGAGCTGCTGGACGCCGCGGGCAAGCCCATCCGTATCCGCACCGCCCGCAACCTCACCGAGGCCGAGCGGCTGCTCACCGACGACGTCCACTGCATCCTGCTGGACCTGGCACTGGCCCTCCCGGGCGCCGGACGCCCCCGCGGCCCCGCCCCGGCCCCCACCACGGGCGGACCGACTACGGGCACGGCCACCGGCCCGGGTACGCCCACTGGTACGGGTACAGGGGCGGGGACGGGTGACACCGCGACGAACGGCGGTACGGCCCCGAAGCCGGGCGCACCGGACGAGCTGGCGACCCTGAAGCACGTCCTGAGACTGGCCCCGCAGCACGCAGTCCTCGCGCTCACCACCTCCGGTGACGCGGAGCGCGGCGCCGAGGCCGTCCGGGTCGGCGCCCAGGACTACCTCTTCCGCGACGAGCTGGACGCCCGGCTGCTGAGCCGCGCCATCCGCTACGCCGTCGAGCGCAAGCGCGCGGACGCCGCCCAGCGCAAGCTGACCGAGTCCCGGCTGCGCGCCCAGGAGAACGCCCGACTGGAGCGCGGTCTGCTCCCCAAGCCGCTGCTGGACGGCTCCCGGCTGAGCTTCGCCGCGAGCTACCGGCCCGGCCGGTCCCGCGCGCTGCTCGGCGGCGACTTCTACGACGCCGTGCGCACCCCCGACGGCACCGTCCACGCGATGATCGGCGACGTCTGCGGACACGGCCCCGACGAGGCCGCACTGGGTGTCGAGCTGCGTATCGCCTGGCGGGCGCTGACGCTGGCGGGTCTGTGCGGGGACGAGCTGCTGTCGACGCTCCAGCAGGTGCTGGAGCACGAGCGCGCCGACGAGGAGATCTTCGCGACCCTCTGCACGGTCGACATCGCCCCGGACGGCCGCCGCGCCGGACTGTCCCTCGCCGGACACCCGTCCCCGCTGGTCGTCCGCCCCGGACGGCTCGCGGAGCTGCTGCCGTACGAGAGCGGGGGCCCCGCCCTCGGGCTGCTGCCGCGCGCCCGCTGGCCGCGGCGCCAGGTGGACCTGGGCGGTACGTGGAGCCTGATGCTCTACACGGACGGGCTGATCGAGGGCCGTATCGGCGTCGGCAACCAGCGCCTAGGCCAGGACGGCATGGTGGAGCTCGTGCGCCGCCAGCTCGCGGCCGGGATGCGCGGCGAGGAACTGCTGGAACGGACGGTCACGGAGGTCCGGGACCTCAACGGCGGGGACCTCACCGACGATGTGGCGGTCGTCCTGCTGGGACGCGAACCGGGCCACTGA
- the pstA gene encoding phosphate ABC transporter permease PstA, giving the protein MNQSATTTQRPEQPESRIRGASLPRWTPWAVAGASVALSVTAGLLFDLHSRVQWGLIAALLFVALTYAVAARVEGRRQAKDRVATSVVWVAFVLAVIPLASLIWETVKRGVTVLDGYFLSHSMGVVADTETGGGIYHALIGTLEQVGIATLVSVPIGVLTAIYLVEYGRGKLAAAVTFFVDVMTGIPSIVAGLFVLSFWILILDLGPSGFAGSLALAILMMPVVVRSTEEMLKLVPNELREASLALGIPKWRTILKVVLPTSIGGITTGVMLAVARITGETAPVLLLVWGTNFINNNPFDGAQASLPLYIYQQYANSAGSGAAYDRAWAAALTLIAFVMILNLVARGIARWKAPKTGR; this is encoded by the coding sequence ATGAACCAGTCAGCCACCACCACCCAGCGGCCCGAGCAGCCCGAGTCCCGTATCCGGGGCGCGAGCCTGCCCCGCTGGACGCCGTGGGCGGTCGCCGGGGCGTCCGTCGCCCTCTCCGTCACCGCCGGTCTCCTCTTCGACCTGCACAGCCGGGTGCAGTGGGGCCTGATCGCCGCGCTGCTCTTCGTCGCGCTCACCTACGCCGTCGCCGCGCGGGTCGAGGGGCGCCGCCAGGCCAAGGACCGGGTCGCCACGAGTGTCGTCTGGGTCGCCTTCGTCCTCGCGGTCATCCCGCTGGCATCCCTCATCTGGGAGACCGTCAAGCGCGGGGTGACCGTCCTCGACGGGTACTTCCTCAGCCACTCGATGGGCGTCGTCGCGGACACCGAGACCGGCGGCGGTATCTACCACGCGCTGATCGGCACACTGGAGCAGGTCGGCATCGCGACCCTGGTGTCGGTGCCGATCGGTGTCCTCACCGCGATCTACCTCGTCGAGTACGGCCGCGGGAAGCTCGCGGCGGCCGTCACCTTCTTCGTCGACGTGATGACGGGCATCCCGTCGATCGTCGCGGGTCTGTTCGTCCTCAGCTTCTGGATCCTGATCCTGGACCTCGGGCCGTCCGGCTTCGCCGGTTCGCTGGCCCTGGCCATCCTGATGATGCCGGTCGTGGTCCGCTCCACGGAGGAGATGCTCAAGCTCGTCCCGAACGAGCTGCGCGAGGCGTCCCTCGCGCTGGGCATCCCCAAGTGGCGGACCATCCTCAAGGTGGTGCTCCCGACCTCCATCGGCGGCATCACCACGGGTGTGATGCTCGCGGTCGCGCGCATCACCGGTGAGACGGCGCCCGTGCTCCTGCTGGTCTGGGGCACCAACTTCATCAACAACAACCCCTTCGACGGCGCCCAGGCGTCGCTGCCGCTGTACATCTACCAGCAGTACGCGAACAGCGCGGGTTCCGGCGCGGCGTACGACCGTGCCTGGGCCGCGGCGCTCACCCTGATCGCCTTCGTCATGATCCTGAACCTGGTGGCACGCGGTATCGCCCGCTGGAAGGCCCCGAAGACCGGTCGCTGA